The Macrobrachium nipponense isolate FS-2020 chromosome 13, ASM1510439v2, whole genome shotgun sequence genome has a window encoding:
- the LOC135225309 gene encoding flotillin-1-like (The sequence of the model RefSeq protein was modified relative to this genomic sequence to represent the inferred CDS: added 49 bases not found in genome assembly) → MAGFLTCGPNELLVVSGFGKKKPAMITGGRVFYWPGLQKCSRISLNVMTIMIPTPDVYTAQGVLISVTGITQVKISTQSKELLERACCNFLSKSKMAVIELIQETLEGHQRSAVSLTTVEDIYRDRQAFNTRMIESASHDMVNLGVEILSYTIHEVYDNLGYLSSLGKSRIAEIHRDARIGEALARRDARIVQSLAREKLVEAQLTNKTLMAQAELDFLCKKEDYEKEVYSQRAMAENAYELQAAKAKQKNMNEKMEIEVIDRRERVTLEEQETLRREKQLQSAVKQVADAEKYKTETLAAAEKQKTILEAEAEAEAIRLRGEAEAFLVQKRADRRSLRPPMNRKAEAWDEYRKGQPCSACTSTRCLGY, encoded by the exons GATTTGGGAAAAAGAAACCCGCTATGATCACTGGAGGAAGAGTATTCTATTGGCCTGGTTTACAAAAGTGCAGCAG AATCTCACTCAACGTCATGACAATAATGATCCCCACACCTGACGTATACACTGCCCAGGGCGTCCTCATCTCTGTGACGGGCATTACTCAG GTCAAAATCAGCACGCAGAGCAAAGAGCTCCTTGAACGCGCATGTTGCAACTTCTTGAGCAAAAGCAAGATGGCAGTCATAGAGCTGATCCAAGAAACACTGGAGGGTCACCAGAGGAGCGCCGTGAGCTTGACAACCGTTGAG GATATTTACAGAGACAGGCAGGCCTTCAACACTCGCATGATCGAAAGTGCATCACATGACATGGTTAACCTCGGGGTAGAGATCTTGTCCTACACCATCCACGAAGTCTATGACAATCTG GGCTATTTGTCATCTCTGGGCAAGTCACGGATAGCGGAGATTCACAGGGATGCGCGCATAGGAGAAGCCCTGGCCAGAAGAGATGCACGAATTGTGCAGTCACTGGCCCGAGAGAAGCTCGTCGAAGCCCAGCTCACCAACAAGACCCTCATGGCGCAAGCCGAGCTGGACTTCCTGTGCAAGAAGGAAGATTATGAGAAGGAGGTCTATTCTCAG AGAGCCATGGCAGAGAATGCCTACGAACTTCAGGCTGCCAAAGCAAAGCAAAAGAATATGAACGAAAAGATGGAGATTGAG GTTATCGACAGGAGGGAAAGGGTCACATTGGAGGAACAGGAAACCCTCCGCAGAGAGAAGCAACTACAGTCCGCAGTCAAGCAGGTAGCAGACGCAGAAAAGTACAA aacgGAAACATTGGCTGCAGCGGAGAAGCAGAAAACGATCCTGGAAGCCGAAGCGGAAGCCGAGGCCATCAGGCTGAGGGGCGAGGCCGAGGCCTTCCTCGTGCAGAAGAGAGCCGACCGCCGAAGCCTACGTCCCCCCATGAACAGGAAAGCCGAAGCTTGGGACGAGTACAGGAAAGGCCAGCCATGCTCGGCATGTACCTCGACACGCTGCCTAGGGTATTAG